From Halobacillus sp. Marseille-Q1614, the proteins below share one genomic window:
- a CDS encoding excisionase family DNA-binding protein: MYLTVRETAEYLDVPVTHVERLVQTGKIRSVFDGEKDMINKQQFDTYFQQIEKYRESMIEYLSEPLPKDRDIKDED, encoded by the coding sequence ATGTATTTAACAGTAAGAGAAACTGCAGAGTACCTTGATGTACCGGTGACGCATGTGGAAAGACTGGTGCAAACAGGAAAGATCCGTTCGGTTTTTGACGGTGAAAAAGATATGATTAATAAGCAGCAGTTTGATACGTATTTTCAGCAGATAGAAAAGTACAGGGAATCAATGATTGAATATTTAAGTGAACCACTTCCAAAAGACAGAGATATCAAAGATGAAGATTAA
- a CDS encoding CBASS cGAMP-activated phospholipase — translation MDKLYQNLCGRVKDMKMLCVDGGGIRGIIPIVVIKQVEEELEQPIGRYFDLVAGTSTGSVISASIALEHPMKDVLKYYQRYAKKIFKRQARVGLMKSVYKDVELRELLQEVFGEITVSDVEKPLLIPAVDLTHGNPYIHRSREVEGKLDSIKLWDAVLSSCSAPVYFPPNNVGSQYLSVDGGLWANNPSLVCITEALHYFNQSLNNIRIISFGTGKQDIKFSHNHGKYWGLRQWMPLKFPSITAKPKLLDLALHLSSESVSYHSRLLLQKNYLRINKELTDEISFDEIERIDEMIDIGKQIYKDHRKEIINFITS, via the coding sequence GTGGACAAACTATACCAAAATCTGTGCGGCCGGGTGAAGGATATGAAAATGTTATGTGTTGACGGTGGAGGAATTCGCGGAATAATTCCGATAGTGGTAATAAAGCAAGTTGAAGAAGAACTTGAACAGCCGATTGGAAGGTATTTTGATTTAGTGGCGGGAACGAGTACAGGTTCAGTTATTTCTGCGTCGATTGCTTTAGAACATCCGATGAAAGACGTATTGAAATACTACCAGCGCTATGCCAAGAAGATTTTTAAACGGCAGGCCCGAGTGGGATTAATGAAAAGTGTATATAAAGATGTAGAATTGAGGGAGCTCTTACAAGAGGTGTTTGGAGAGATCACAGTTTCGGATGTTGAGAAACCATTGCTTATACCGGCAGTAGATCTAACTCATGGAAATCCATATATTCATCGTTCCAGAGAAGTCGAGGGAAAATTAGATTCCATTAAATTATGGGATGCCGTCCTTTCTTCTTGTTCTGCCCCTGTTTACTTTCCACCGAATAATGTAGGAAGCCAGTATCTTTCGGTGGATGGAGGACTATGGGCAAATAATCCTTCCCTTGTGTGCATTACAGAAGCTCTTCATTATTTTAATCAATCACTGAATAATATACGTATCATATCCTTTGGAACGGGAAAGCAAGACATTAAATTCTCACATAACCACGGGAAATACTGGGGCCTGCGGCAGTGGATGCCTTTGAAATTTCCTTCCATTACTGCCAAACCCAAGCTGCTTGATTTAGCGCTGCACTTGTCGTCCGAGTCCGTTTCCTACCATTCCCGCCTTTTGCTTCAGAAAAATTATCTGCGTATTAATAAAGAGCTGACAGATGAAATTTCGTTTGATGAGATTGAAAGAATAGATGAAATGATAGACATTGGAAAGCAAATATATAAAGATCACCGTAAGGAAATCATCAACTTCATCACTTCTTAA
- a CDS encoding VCBS repeat-containing protein, whose protein sequence is MYSINQRAPFRQPTIVAFARGDVNGDGVPDNVYLTGQKPNGTGSPFTTEITLVIQDGRTQAFYSVPLASNAGYEPSLFLGDFTGDQVDDILISINSGGSGGFYFYYIYSFLNNEADEIFNYETFNDQYLYDVMYQNNYKVLVTNQTLNTSFIIDISNRGEDYLSEIYLPNGELKAPVQGFVSGLNTAYPIDFNGDGVFELFAFQRIAGRYNADGLGLVQTPLTWNGKEFVIYNDFQYVAVLGTANE, encoded by the coding sequence ATGTATTCAATAAACCAGAGAGCACCTTTTCGCCAGCCGACCATCGTTGCTTTTGCCAGAGGAGACGTAAATGGAGACGGTGTTCCTGATAACGTTTATCTCACCGGACAGAAACCAAACGGTACAGGCAGCCCGTTTACTACAGAAATTACCCTTGTCATACAAGATGGACGAACACAAGCTTTCTACAGTGTTCCATTAGCTTCCAATGCTGGTTATGAACCTTCTCTTTTTCTAGGAGATTTTACAGGCGATCAAGTCGATGACATTTTAATAAGTATTAATTCCGGTGGAAGCGGCGGATTTTATTTTTACTATATTTATTCTTTTTTAAATAACGAAGCTGACGAAATCTTTAATTATGAAACGTTTAACGACCAGTATCTCTACGACGTCATGTATCAGAACAATTATAAAGTTCTGGTTACCAACCAGACGTTAAATACCTCATTTATTATTGATATAAGTAATCGGGGAGAAGATTATCTGTCGGAAATCTATCTGCCAAATGGCGAGTTAAAAGCACCGGTTCAAGGGTTTGTATCCGGATTGAATACGGCCTATCCAATTGATTTTAATGGAGACGGCGTATTCGAACTGTTTGCGTTTCAGCGTATTGCCGGACGATACAATGCCGATGGACTGGGTTTAGTCCAGACTCCCCTGACCTGGAATGGAAAAGAGTTTGTTATTTATAATGATTTTCAGTATGTGGCGGTTTTAGGCACTGCTAATGAATAA
- a CDS encoding cell wall metabolism sensor histidine kinase WalK, with the protein MSIRKRFVRSNVAIVIIPSLLFLLIEGYLLLYMLDFGGSGEGNQHLTFTFIHLIGWLLLLLISNSLFIYYVGRYILKPMKKLTQASEEISSGQLDTPFVRMRKDEIGKLSDSFEEMRLQLIESLEVKEKYMENRRKLIDNLSNDLKNPVTYMKEQVEEIRSHDRPLPEQVKTPISNIHMKTIVIERMIDELFQHSQLDMGRLSFRYRKVDMREFLIEVMAEFETEWDEVVFTFKAEEVKPYFARIDTDQLRRVLVHIMNNSLKYMDKEEKKIDILLKEKKGEITVEVTDNGHGILDNDLPHIFELFYQSEETKKFIEGGSGLGLPVSKRIIEEHEGMMKAASRIGHGTTISFTLPAYQ; encoded by the coding sequence ATGTCGATTCGGAAACGGTTTGTGCGGTCGAACGTTGCGATCGTAATTATACCAAGTTTACTATTCTTATTAATTGAAGGTTATCTTCTTTTATATATGTTAGACTTTGGCGGAAGTGGTGAAGGGAATCAGCACCTTACCTTTACATTCATTCATCTTATCGGATGGCTTTTGCTTCTACTTATCAGCAACAGTTTGTTTATCTATTATGTAGGTAGATATATACTTAAACCGATGAAGAAGCTTACACAGGCTTCCGAAGAAATCAGTTCAGGACAGCTGGATACTCCTTTCGTTCGGATGAGGAAAGATGAGATTGGAAAGCTGTCGGATTCTTTTGAGGAAATGAGGCTGCAGCTTATAGAGTCGCTGGAAGTGAAAGAAAAGTACATGGAAAATCGTCGGAAGCTGATTGACAATTTGTCCAACGACTTAAAGAATCCAGTAACTTATATGAAAGAGCAGGTGGAGGAAATCCGTTCACATGACCGTCCTCTGCCGGAACAGGTGAAGACACCTATTTCGAATATTCACATGAAGACAATCGTCATTGAGCGGATGATTGACGAACTTTTTCAGCATTCCCAATTAGATATGGGAAGACTCTCCTTTCGATATAGAAAAGTAGATATGCGCGAATTTTTAATAGAAGTCATGGCTGAGTTTGAAACGGAATGGGATGAGGTCGTCTTTACGTTTAAAGCGGAAGAGGTCAAACCTTATTTTGCAAGAATAGACACTGATCAATTAAGAAGAGTCTTAGTCCATATCATGAACAACAGTCTTAAATATATGGATAAAGAGGAGAAGAAAATAGATATCCTTCTGAAGGAAAAGAAGGGGGAGATTACGGTAGAAGTTACGGATAACGGCCACGGGATTCTGGATAATGATCTGCCTCATATCTTTGAATTGTTCTATCAGTCAGAAGAGACGAAGAAGTTTATTGAAGGGGGAAGCGGGCTCGGGCTGCCGGTTTCCAAGAGAATTATTGAAGAGCACGAAGGAATGATGAAGGCGGCGAGCAGAATTGGACACGGGACAACGATCAGCTTCACCCTGCCTGCTTACCAATAA
- a CDS encoding RidA family protein: protein MFKSLSTKQAPEAIGPYSQAVETGDLLFISGQIPLDPETMEFVSDNVKEQTEQVMKNIGAILQEAGLSYKHIVKANIFMDSMDDFAVVNEVYASFLSEPYPARAAIQAAKLPKGAKVEIEAIAVRK, encoded by the coding sequence ATGTTCAAATCACTATCTACAAAACAGGCACCAGAAGCAATCGGACCTTACTCTCAAGCTGTGGAAACAGGAGACCTGTTGTTTATTTCCGGACAGATCCCGCTCGACCCTGAAACTATGGAATTTGTATCAGATAATGTGAAAGAACAAACTGAACAAGTGATGAAAAATATCGGTGCTATTCTCCAAGAAGCTGGACTAAGTTATAAACATATTGTAAAGGCAAATATTTTTATGGATTCTATGGATGATTTCGCTGTAGTAAACGAAGTGTATGCCAGCTTTTTAAGTGAGCCTTATCCTGCTAGAGCGGCGATCCAAGCAGCAAAGCTGCCTAAGGGAGCCAAAGTTGAAATTGAAGCTATTGCTGTAAGAAAATAA